The Platichthys flesus chromosome 18, fPlaFle2.1, whole genome shotgun sequence genome includes a window with the following:
- the lrp11 gene encoding low-density lipoprotein receptor-related protein 11 isoform X1 produces MAPLQHPPPPRLLLLLLASALLLSSVPLTDSRSSPIADLKSKISGVEELLEEFRKQLQQQDRAADGGDSCAGDFSAVGQRIIGTKASIEQGATFLLAPERVLTWRDCLHACCSQPHCTVAVVQEEPRQPGGSLSCYLFNCTYRGRSVCSFAPQPGFSTYTRGPNATSAPGHLPALAGGSAGGPAGRPREGPAEEDEAPGGEAVVEIRDVDEPPRSDAGQDVVVQLPTDWAVLDGRDSVDDRGINHYEWNLVKGDTGIDMKATHPGLLKVSGLQEGVYAFQMTVSDNAGQKSSDNVSVTVLAPKHQAEVCTGHCSNYQFRCDDGCCIDITYACDGKQHCPDRSDEDFCPNFDSSRKTVSHPVDLPTPRGGSGARTKEAESGSRLQDGARDHQENIVSPEDRTKTAPPQSPGQQRTSVTQDPCAAAPVVGPCKGSFPRWYYDHNAGECKHFLYGGCQGNHNNFLQESDCISECIQKSPVFKPATVAPPITKQTEIAAPKVSQSQSESDVPISKPFPAMGGHPVPESGAILPLALGLLITALLLLMIGCRLKLVRHKLKKTRPLTTEESDYLINGMYL; encoded by the exons ATGGCTCCTCtgcagcatcctcctcctccgcggctgctgctcctgctgctggcctccgccctgctcctctcctccgtgcCGCTCACCGACAGCCGCTCCTCGCCCATCGCCGACCTCAAGTCGAAGATCTCCGGCGTGGAGGAGCTCCTGGAGGAGTTCCgcaagcagctgcagcagcaggaccgCGCGGCCGACGGGGGCGACTCGTGCGCGGGCGACTTCAGCGCCGTCGGGCAGCGCATCATCGGCACCAAGGCCTCCATCGAGCAGGGGGCCACGTTCCTGCTGGCCCCGGAGCGGGTGCTCACCTGGAGGGACTGCCTGCACGCCTGCTGCTCGCAGCCGCACTGCACCGTGGCGGTGGTGCAGGAGGAGCCGCgtcagcccggaggaagcctcAGCTGCTACCTGTTCAACTGCACCTACCGGGGGAGAAGCGTGTGCTCCTTCGCCCCGCAGCCGGGATTCAGCACGTACACAAGGGGCCCCAACGCCACCAGCGCCCCGGGACACCTccctgccttggccgggggaTCGGCCGGGGGACCAGCCGGGAGGCCCAGGGAGGGACCGGCCGAGGAGGACGAGGCACCAGGTGGGGAGGCGGTGGTGGAGATCCGGG aCGTGGACGAGCCCCCCCGCAGCGACGCCGGCCAGGACGTGGTGGTCCAGCTGCCCACGGACTGGGCGGTCCTGGACGGTCGGGACAGCGTGGACGACCGCGGCATCAACCACTACGAGTGGAACCTGGTCAAAGGAGACACAGGCATCGACATGAAG gcgACGCACCCGGGGCTCCTGAAGGTCAGCGGCCTGCAGGAGGGCGTGTACGCCTTCCAGATGACGGTGAGCGACAACGCGGGTCAGAAGAGCTCCGACAACGTCTCGGTCACTGTGCTGGCGCCCAAACACCAAGCCGAAG TGTGCACCGGTCACTGCTCAAACTACCAGTTCAGGTGCGATGACGGCTGCTGTATAGACATCACCTACGCCTGCGATGGGAAGCAGCACTGTCCAGATCGCTCCGACGAAGACTTCTGCCCAAACT ttgacagcagcaggaagacggTGAGCCACCCTGTGGACCTGCCCACCCCGCGTGGGGGTTCTGGGGCCCGGACGAAGGAGGCTGAGTCTGGGTCCAGGCTCCAGGACGGGGCCAGGGACCACCAGGAGAACATCGTGTCACCTGAGGACAGAACCAAGACCGCTCCTCCTCAAAGTCCCGGTCAGCAGAGGACTTCAGTCACTCAAG ATCCCTGTGCTGCCGCCCCGGTGGTGGGACCGTGTAAAGGCAGCTTCCCCCGCTGGTACTACGACCACAACGCCGGCGAATGCAAACACTTCCTGTACGGCGGCTGCCAGGGCAACCACAACAACTTCCTGCAGGAATCAGACTGCATCAGTGAATGTATACAGAAGA gTCCAGTTTTCAAACCTGCAACCGTGGCTCCTCCCATCACCAAACAGACAGAGATAG CTGCACCTAAAGTCTCtcagagccaatcagagagcgaCGTCCCCATCTCCAAACCCTTTCCAGCGATGGGAGGACATCCTGTCCCGGAGTCAG gtgcCATCCTGCCTCTGGCTCTCGGGCTCCTCatcactgctctgctgctgctcatgatCGGCTGCCGCCTCAAACTCGTTCGCCACAAGCTGAAGAAAACCCGGCCCCTGACCACCGAGGAGTCGGATTACCTCATCAACGGCATGTACCTGTAG
- the map3k5 gene encoding mitogen-activated protein kinase kinase kinase 5, whose amino-acid sequence MSQEQDGISLQVPCLGACPGKESPGDGGASGIPAAGTFWQDSTVVVSGAVFSPTTGSCPMEGGGLLSTGKTIKNRPVTVAYVVYGEGNQQNNAESMALQCLKDACDAGGSILETVNFGKLDFGETTVLDSFYNADLAVVEMTDAFRQPSLFYHLGVRESFSLANNIILYCDTNSDSLQSLQEIICQKNTTCSANYTFIPYMVTPHNKVYCCESNLMKGLNELMQPNFEMLLGPICMPLLDRFVQLLKVSQANSHQYFHETILNEIRKARELYTGLELAVELSRIQQRLDNVECLSVDIVINLLLTYRDIQDYESIVKLVETLEKLPTFDLVAHPHVKFHYAFALNRRNLPGDRQKALDIMLPLVEDEEKVASDIYCLVGRIYKDTFLESHFSDTQSRDNGTLWFKKGFESEPTLHSGINYAVLLLAAGHQFDTSFELRKTGVKLSSLLGKKGSLDKLQSYWDVGFFLGASILACDNNRVIQASEKLFKLKAPIWYLRSLVETILIYQHFKKPGVEQPAPKQELVDFWMDFLVEATKKDVSSVRFPVLILEPTKVYQPSYLSINKDVEDNTVSIWHVAPDDKNKGIYEWNFSATSVRGVSISKFDERSAFLYVLHNADDFQIYFCTEMHCKRFCDLVNSITEETWKGPEEGDCDNDALEYDYEYDEHGERVVLGKGTFGVVYAGRDLSNQVRLAIKEIPEKDSRYSQPLHEEIALHKHLKHKNIVQYLGSLSENGFIKIFMEQVPGGSLSALLRSKWGPLKNNESTIGFYTRQILEGLKYLHDNQIAHRDIKGDNVLINTYSGVLKISDFGTSKRLAGINPCTETFTGTLQYMAPEIIDKGPRGYGKPADIWSLGCTIIEMATGKPPFYELGEPQAAMFKVGMFKIHPEIPESMSLEAKAFILRCFEPDPDHRATANDLLTDEFLTVTSRKKKGKGSFTALSPGSEYLRSISLPVPVVVEDTSSSSEYGSVSPDNDLNSNPFIFKPSIKCYSERDVKGPRSLFLSIPVENFEDHSAPPSPDEKDSGFFMLRKDSERRATLHHILTEDRDKVVANLREALTQGSEEMKLKPQHISTLVVSLADFVRMADRKIIANTLSQLKLELDFDSTAISQLQVVLFGFQDAVNKVLRNHNIKPHWMFALDNIIRKAVQTAITILVPELRPHFSLASESDPADQDDVDDDPEQERSSAHHSRAPTIAAHDDTVATSGVSTLSSTVSHESHHAQRSVSMELGRMKLETTRLLEQLLEREQEYQSILQQVLEEREQEIRLLRLRSEPTDVFTSSSEEQTSQPEETREDPELSGWLRLYGADQDAIEKVLKEEYTLNNILHDVTREDLKSLRLRGGILCKLWKAITDYRQQPT is encoded by the exons ATCTGGCCGTGGTGGAGATGACGGACGCCTTCCGCCAGCCCTCGCTCTTCTACCACCTGGGAGTCCGGGAGAGCTTCAGCTTGGCCAACAACATCATCCTGTACTGCGACACCAACTCCGACTCCCTCCAGTCGCTGCAG GAGATAATTTGCCAGAAGAACACT ACGTGCTCGGCCAACTACACCTTCATCCCGTACATGGTGACGCCGCACAACAAGGTGTACTGCTGTGAGAGCAACCTGATGAAGGGCCTGAACGAGCTGATGCAGCCCAACTTCGAGATGCTGCTGGGGCCCATCTGCATGCCGCTGCTGGACCGCTTCGTCCAGCTGCTCAAGGTGTCCCAGGCCAACTCCCA TCAGTATTTCCATGAGACGATTCTGAACGAGATCCGGAAAGCCCGGGAGCTGTACACGGGCCTGGAGCTGGCCGTCGAGCTGAGCCGGATCCAACAGCGGCTGGACAACGTGGAGTGTCTCTCAGTGGACATCGTCATCAACCTGCTGCTGACCTACAGGGACATCCAG GATTACGAGTCCATCGTGAAGCTGGTGGAGACGCTGGAGAAGCTgccgacctttgacctcgtGGCTCATCCGCACGTGAAGTTCCACTACGCCTTTGCACTGAACCG gAGGAACCTGCCGGGTGACCGACAGAAAGCCCTGGACATCATGCTGCCCCtggtggaggacgaggagaaggTCGCCTCGGACATCTACTGCCTGGTGGGACGCATCTACAAGGACACGTTCCTGGAGTCTCACTTCAGTGACACGCAGAGCAGGGACAACGGCACACTGTG GTTTAAAAAGGGCTTCGAGTCCGAGCCGACGCTTCACTCTGGGATCAACTACGCCGTCCTCCTCCTGGCGGCCGGGCACCAGTTCGACACGTCCTTCGAGCTCCGCAAGACGG GCGTGAAGCTGAGCAGCCTGCTGGGGAAGAAGGGCAGcctggacaagctgcagagctACTGGGACGTGGGCTTCTTCCTGGGCGCCAGCATCCTGGCCTGCGACAACAACCGGGTCATCCAGGCCTCCGAGAAGCTCTTCAAACTCAAAGCTCCCATCTG GTACCTGCGCTCGCTGGTGGAGACCATCCTGATATATCAGCACTTCAAGAAGCCCGGTGTGGAGCAGCCGGCCCCCAAGCAGGAGCTGGTGGACTTCTGGATGGACTTCCTGGTGGAGGCGACCAAGAAGGATGTCTCCTCCGTCCGGTTTCCT GTGTTGATACTAGAGCCCACGAAAGTCTACCAGCCTTCCTATTTGTCCATCAACAAAGACGTGGAGGACAACACGGTGTCCATCTGGCACGTCGCCCCTGATGACAAG AACAAGGGGATTTACGAGTGGAACTTCAGCGCCACATCAGTCCGAGGTGTCAG catcAGCAAGTTCGACGAGCGCAGTGCCTTCCTGTACGTCCTGCACAATGCCGACGACTTCCAGATCTACTTCTGCACAGAGATGCACTGCAAGAG GTTCTGTGACCTGGTCAACAGCATCACTGAGGAGACGTGGAAAGGTCCGGAGGAGGGAGACTGTGACAACGACGCCTTAGAG tACGACTACGAGTACGATGAGCACGGAGAGAGGGTGGTTCTGGGTAAAGGCACGTTCGGCGTGGTGTACGCCGGCCGAGACCTCAGCAACCAGGTCCGACTGGCCATCAAAGAAATCCCAGAGAAAGACAGCAG GTACTCTCAGCCGCTCCACGAGGAGATCGCTCTCCACAAACACTTGAAGCACAAGAACATCGTGCAGTACCTCGGCTCCCTCAGTGAGAACGGCTTCATCAAGATCTTCATGGAGCAGGTTCCCGGAG GGAGTCTGTCGGCGCTGCTCAGGTCCAAGTGGGGCCCTCTGAAAAACAACGAGTCCACCATCGGCTTCTACACGCGGCAGATCCTCGAGGGGCTCAAGTACCTGCACGACAACCAGATCGCACACAGAGACATCAAG GGGGACAACGTGCTCATCAACACCTACAGCGGCGTGCTGAAGATTTCCGATTTCGGCACGTCCAAGAGGCTGGCGGGGATCAACCCCTGCACGGAGACGTTCACAG GCACACTCCAGTACATGGCTCCTGAAATCATAGACAAGGGTCCTCGGGGGTACGGGAAACCAGCGGACATCTGGTCTCTCGGCTGCACCATCATAGAAATGGCGACTGGGAAACCACCTTTCTACGAACTGGGAGAACCGCAGGCCGCCATGTTCAAG GTGGGCATGTTCAAGATCCATCCAGAGATCCCAGAGTCCATGTCGCTGGAGGCCAAGGCCTTCATCCTGCGCTGCTTCGAGCCCGACCCCGACCACCGGGCCACCGCCAACGACCTGCTCACCGACGAGTTCCTCACCGTCACCAGCCGCAAGAAGAAGGGCAAGGGCAGCTTCACAG ctctgTCTCCGGGGTCAG AGTACCTGCGCAGCATCTCCCTGCCGGTgccggtggtggtggaggacaccagcagcagcagcgagtaCGGCTCCGTGTCCCCCGACAATGACCTGAACTCCAACCCCTTCATCTTCAAGCCCAGCATCAAGTGCTACAGCGAGAGAGACGTCAAGGGGCCCAGGTCGCTCTTCCTCAG catTCCTGTGGAGAACTTCGAGGACCACAGTGCCCCCCCGTCCCCCGACGAGAAGGACTCGGGCTTCTTCATGCTCCGGAAGGACAGCGAGAGACGAGCCACGCTGCACCACATCCTGACGGAGGACCGGGACAAGGTGGTGGCCAACCTGAGGGAGGCCCTCACACAG GGCTCCGAGGAGATGAAGCTGAAGCCGCAGCACATCTCCACCCTCGTGGTCAGCCTGGCCGACTTCGTTCGCATGGCCGACAGGAAGATCATCGCCAACACGCTGTCGCAGCTCAAACTGGAGCTGGACTTCGACAGCACCGCCATCAGTCAGCTGCAGGTGGTGCTGTTCGGGTTCCAGGACGCT GTGAACAAGGTGCTGAGAAACCACAACATCAAACCTCACTGGATGTTCGCTCTGGACAACATCATCCGTAAAGCCGTGCAGACGGCCATCACCATCCTGGTGCCAG AGCTGCGGCCTCACTTCAGTCTGGCCTCGGAGAGCGACCCGGCCGATCAGGACGACGTGGACGACGACCCCGAGCAGGAGAGAAGCTCCGCCCACCACAGCCGAGCGCCGACCATCGCCGCTCACGACGACACGGTGGCCACGTCGGGGGTGAGCACGCTCAGCTCCACCGTGTCACACGAGTCCCACCACGCCCAGCGCTCTGTGAGCATGGAGCTGGGCAGGATGAAGCTGGAGACCACCAG GCTGCTGGAACAGCTgctggagagggagcaggagtaCCAGTCCATCCTGCagcaggtgctggaggagagagagcaggagatcaGACTACTGAGGCTGCGATCTGAGCCCACAG ACGTCTTCACGTCGTCCTCTGAAGAACAGACGAGTCAACCTGAGGAGACACGAGAAGACCCGGAGCTGAGCGGCTGGCTGAGGCTTTACGGTGCCGACCAGGACGCCATAGAAAAG GTCCTGAAGGAGGAGTACACGCTGAACAACATCCTCCACGATGTGACGAGAGAAGATCTGAAGAGTTTAAGACTGAG AGGTGGGATCCTGTGTAAACTATGGAAGgccatcacagactacaggcAGCAGCCGACCTGA
- the lrp11 gene encoding low-density lipoprotein receptor-related protein 11 isoform X2 — MAPLQHPPPPRLLLLLLASALLLSSVPLTDSRSSPIADLKSKISGVEELLEEFRKQLQQQDRAADGGDSCAGDFSAVGQRIIGTKASIEQGATFLLAPERVLTWRDCLHACCSQPHCTVAVVQEEPRQPGGSLSCYLFNCTYRGRSVCSFAPQPGFSTYTRGPNATSAPGHLPALAGGSAGGPAGRPREGPAEEDEAPDVDEPPRSDAGQDVVVQLPTDWAVLDGRDSVDDRGINHYEWNLVKGDTGIDMKATHPGLLKVSGLQEGVYAFQMTVSDNAGQKSSDNVSVTVLAPKHQAEVCTGHCSNYQFRCDDGCCIDITYACDGKQHCPDRSDEDFCPNFDSSRKTVSHPVDLPTPRGGSGARTKEAESGSRLQDGARDHQENIVSPEDRTKTAPPQSPGQQRTSVTQDPCAAAPVVGPCKGSFPRWYYDHNAGECKHFLYGGCQGNHNNFLQESDCISECIQKSPVFKPATVAPPITKQTEIAAPKVSQSQSESDVPISKPFPAMGGHPVPESGAILPLALGLLITALLLLMIGCRLKLVRHKLKKTRPLTTEESDYLINGMYL; from the exons ATGGCTCCTCtgcagcatcctcctcctccgcggctgctgctcctgctgctggcctccgccctgctcctctcctccgtgcCGCTCACCGACAGCCGCTCCTCGCCCATCGCCGACCTCAAGTCGAAGATCTCCGGCGTGGAGGAGCTCCTGGAGGAGTTCCgcaagcagctgcagcagcaggaccgCGCGGCCGACGGGGGCGACTCGTGCGCGGGCGACTTCAGCGCCGTCGGGCAGCGCATCATCGGCACCAAGGCCTCCATCGAGCAGGGGGCCACGTTCCTGCTGGCCCCGGAGCGGGTGCTCACCTGGAGGGACTGCCTGCACGCCTGCTGCTCGCAGCCGCACTGCACCGTGGCGGTGGTGCAGGAGGAGCCGCgtcagcccggaggaagcctcAGCTGCTACCTGTTCAACTGCACCTACCGGGGGAGAAGCGTGTGCTCCTTCGCCCCGCAGCCGGGATTCAGCACGTACACAAGGGGCCCCAACGCCACCAGCGCCCCGGGACACCTccctgccttggccgggggaTCGGCCGGGGGACCAGCCGGGAGGCCCAGGGAGGGACCGGCCGAGGAGGACGAGGCACCAG aCGTGGACGAGCCCCCCCGCAGCGACGCCGGCCAGGACGTGGTGGTCCAGCTGCCCACGGACTGGGCGGTCCTGGACGGTCGGGACAGCGTGGACGACCGCGGCATCAACCACTACGAGTGGAACCTGGTCAAAGGAGACACAGGCATCGACATGAAG gcgACGCACCCGGGGCTCCTGAAGGTCAGCGGCCTGCAGGAGGGCGTGTACGCCTTCCAGATGACGGTGAGCGACAACGCGGGTCAGAAGAGCTCCGACAACGTCTCGGTCACTGTGCTGGCGCCCAAACACCAAGCCGAAG TGTGCACCGGTCACTGCTCAAACTACCAGTTCAGGTGCGATGACGGCTGCTGTATAGACATCACCTACGCCTGCGATGGGAAGCAGCACTGTCCAGATCGCTCCGACGAAGACTTCTGCCCAAACT ttgacagcagcaggaagacggTGAGCCACCCTGTGGACCTGCCCACCCCGCGTGGGGGTTCTGGGGCCCGGACGAAGGAGGCTGAGTCTGGGTCCAGGCTCCAGGACGGGGCCAGGGACCACCAGGAGAACATCGTGTCACCTGAGGACAGAACCAAGACCGCTCCTCCTCAAAGTCCCGGTCAGCAGAGGACTTCAGTCACTCAAG ATCCCTGTGCTGCCGCCCCGGTGGTGGGACCGTGTAAAGGCAGCTTCCCCCGCTGGTACTACGACCACAACGCCGGCGAATGCAAACACTTCCTGTACGGCGGCTGCCAGGGCAACCACAACAACTTCCTGCAGGAATCAGACTGCATCAGTGAATGTATACAGAAGA gTCCAGTTTTCAAACCTGCAACCGTGGCTCCTCCCATCACCAAACAGACAGAGATAG CTGCACCTAAAGTCTCtcagagccaatcagagagcgaCGTCCCCATCTCCAAACCCTTTCCAGCGATGGGAGGACATCCTGTCCCGGAGTCAG gtgcCATCCTGCCTCTGGCTCTCGGGCTCCTCatcactgctctgctgctgctcatgatCGGCTGCCGCCTCAAACTCGTTCGCCACAAGCTGAAGAAAACCCGGCCCCTGACCACCGAGGAGTCGGATTACCTCATCAACGGCATGTACCTGTAG